gcatgaaaatgaactcaaatgaacactgacacaaattggaaaattttattagtaAAAATGTAGttctactagattattcaggtccctagtcaaaccagcgctcctgcctggttatctttactctgtcgtggttggattcaattcataaattattcaaaacgaaaatttgaaaaatttaatttgcagCTACAGGACGTGTTAAAtaccgaaattattttcagtgcATATtcggtgtcggggaatctggcacacgaaTATCACACcttcgaaatatatttttcacaatCTCGAATGTCTCTACAAAATTTTAGAAGCGAATAATCGTTAGAGTTCactttttactttattttcgcgccgtgtgccagattacccgtCCAGTTCGATTAaagatttctttctttttcaagTCATTTTTGTGTACAGTCCCACTATTTGAACTAAACTCAGGAAAGCACTAAAATCCACATAGGTTATTATCGTACAAAGCATCTTACATTAGTAACTGTGCTAGGAGCGACATTAGAATACACTTTCAGTGACAATTTTCTTTGggtttcgtttttgtttctcAGAATCATAAAAGATTCTCTAATGCAAACGTTTTACATAGTCCGTTGCCATTTGTTTGTGCTACTATAATCACACGTTCAGATTGATTTACCTCTCTACGTCAGACGTAGTACGTCTACAGCCTTATGAAGGAAATCTCCccaattttgatcaaatgaatagtagattacgtccttgtttaaCACTTTTTATTATGCCAAGTGTGGCGTTTGAAGCTCGAGCCAAAGGCGAGGGATGCAACCGCACAACTCagaataaaaagttacaaaaaattacataGGTTATTTCAGTCACTAAGCCACCGGGAAATGAGTTGTAACGCTCATGTCAATGAAGGTATGACTCATTTCCCGGCGGAAGAGAGTCAAATAACAGTCTCGTTGTGCAGAAGCTAGTATTATAGTGTAAACAGGTTAGTTACAAGCCTCATGCCATGCCAGTTACAAGCACTGGAAGAGAAAATCGATTCACAAAAATGTGTGTTACAATTAGTTATttacaaaagtaaaaaaatattcaacccTGTGAGAAGTTTGCAGCCTGAACGAAGTGAGTGAATATGGCAAAAGATTTCTATGTGACGTAGCGTTTTTTTTGCGTCAAGTAAGTAATATCGTTCATTGTAAGCGATATCATTTATTAAATCATGATTTCGTACATCAACATCTTCGCTACTTATTGGCTTCACACTTTCACTTTTCGCCCCCtggaatgcatttttttaaaatagttcGATATCAtagcactgtcaagcaccgaagctgactttgacatcactcaattaAAAGGTTAAATACACCACTGTTGactatttttagccccgtacgaagtacaaaggggcttataggattacgataccgtgtgtaattgatggaattcgaagcagacggtaagggcaaagtgtttgcctatgttcatagatgacgaatccgcaataaaaatttgggccgtctgtccgtcacgtcgatatcttgagtaaatcaaatccgatatcaaaaatttttttttccttgaaagatagtcaaaatagtgaggctaagttcgaagatgggcatattcgggtcggcccttcgtgagttagggctacctaagtgatttaaggtcttttggtgatatttatggcaaaataaacgatggaaatgtaaatgaccaggcaaatgataggtattgtcaataccaatccaggaaaaaaaagttttttaaaatcgggttagtggaccgtgagttagggccttagaagtgaaaagctactagggccctatgtgtattttacatagaactcaagtaaatttaatccgtttttcgtaatttttgtttcatttggaaggtaatcgaacgccgagtagaaagttgttgaaaaattattaaatttgggtccttggactaaggccactactagggccctatgtgtattttacattgaactcgagcaaatttcatccgtttttcgtaatttttgtttcatttggaaggtaatcaaaggccgaatagaatgtagttgaaaaaaaaattaaatttggatcctcggactgaggccgatactaggccctatgtgtatttatactcaataaattaaaattttagagctatttgaaatttttgttttatttgaaaggaacgtcgtacggggcttcgtaattgcgctatgcgcaatttctaagatgtacacattacataataattttactttaactactttaaccggcgcaataggcttacggtcaaagtagggtgacagacgcactagggtcacgtacgcaatagatatacgggtttatctcctgcaagttgatatttcatacattacgcgtttctgcatataaacacaaacacatacataaccacagcctatacgattggataattcacacataacccacctagggtaaatttactttccatctacatatttgaaaaagaaaaaaaatcgccgaacggcggaagcgaacgCGGGACCAGaagcatatcaaccaaacatgctgaccactacgccaacaaatcacataatgagatgcaattggtgtcggtagtggttcgttagtcacttctacatcgatcaaataatcagagtagtcggaatgatgtgatttgaacgaaatgttgaggtggatagtatatgtgtgtgagtaagtaaataaaggattctctgtatgatgttttttttttgttgtgaatgcgttttaaaacaacatgcttaattaattaattttaaatccaaatttttgtggttatttcgctttgtatgaaatatcagcttgcaggagataaaacattgttctaccttggtgtatatttctcgaatcacttcttatgtacaattgtatatacactcgctggcgctcgttatatacaattgtacatacgaagttattctcgaaatatacaccaaggtagaaaatgtactattgtacggggctcagtcgcagcaaacgctccgactgttctgatggctcgtttaattttgatagccattgtatgaaaaagaaagaCAGTGCGTTGTCGATATGCATTGACAGAATGTTGTACACCGATCAACGCTTGTTTTAAAATGGATTTGTGTGCATGAATACAATCAGTGTCAGTTTGTCAGAGTGTTGCAACGGTTGAACATAAAGTtctaagaaaatgtttacgaTTGAAGTTGACAAAACATATGagataattataaaaatattttatctgaGTGGTGTATGGCAACGTGACAAAGAATCTAATTTCCGTTATATCGATAATCGTCAAttattttacagtttttttgGAGTCTTGTTaccaatcttttttttgacTAATGCTTATCTTTGTAACGATCGAAATGAATCTCTTTTTTCAGTACATGCTACGATAGTAGCGGCCGTTGTATACGTGAAACTTTTGTACCTTCTGTTCAAGAAAGACGAATTcctaacatttttatatgatcCGATCATTGTTCATTCATTTGAAACTCGCGAAGAATATGACCGAATGATCAAAAAGATACAGAAATTTATTCGATTCGTACGTCCATATTGTTCGGCCTTTTTTGTAACTGCTTTTTTGATCATTGTAATAAGACTGCCAGCATTCTCCGCCGATAAAGGTTTGCCAGTTTTTATCAGCTTCTCGTGGAACGATTCGGAAATTGTCTATTGGTTGGCGTACTTGTTCGTGTCTTTGTCATGTATCTTGTATGTAATAGCCAACGTAATTGCACCGATAATTTGGTACATCATGATGAATTATTCGATCGAGTACGAATTGTTGGGAAATAAATTGAGAAATCTAGGAATGGCAAATAAAACTAAGGAGACAAGAGTAAAgaaccagaaaaatttcagattGCCACGCCGAAGTATGTTCGTTAAAGATTTGATAGTTTTGATAAAATCCCATCGCAACTTGACCGAGTAGGACTTTTTGGAATGCAAGTTGTAGTCGATGtcgatttcacaattttattttttttaacagaaCAGTTGAGAGATTTAGGTCCTGTTTctcaacattatttttttgtcaaatcaCAACCAGTGGCATTGTGATTTGTGCGTCAGTTTACAGCTTAGCCTTTGTGAGTAATTCTGAAATACCAAAAGTCATTAAAATGTTCAACTCGTAGTCTCATCTGTTCTTAGGTTTCGAACCAAAATATTGTTCAAACAGAAATGTATGTGGTTGTACTGCTCTAtggaatttttgatatttttctggTTATGTATCTGGCGAACGACATTACCATTGCGAGTGACCGACTGTCCTACTGCTTATTTGAGTCAAATTGGATTGACCAAACAGAATCatgtaaaaaatatgttctcaTCATGGGCGAAGTGCTAAAGCAGCCACAACAGCTGGTTATTTTGATTTACCCAATGAACTTAGAAACCTTCATGACGGTGAGTGAAGGTAGCAAGCAACGCACTGTTATAGATCTCCTCGGTTTGCGAAACTGATGACAGCACCGCACAGTGCGGTGGATtactttaatgattttgtgtACAAAGTAATCATAGCCAACCTCGCAAAAGCggaatattatttaaattactGTAAATTCAGCAAcaaattttagacatttttt
This genomic stretch from Bradysia coprophila strain Holo2 chromosome II, BU_Bcop_v1, whole genome shotgun sequence harbors:
- the LOC119072684 gene encoding putative odorant receptor 71a, with protein sequence MFTIEVDKTYEIIIKIFYLSGVWQRDKESNFRYIDNRQLFYSFFGVLLPIFFLTNAYLCNDRNESLFSVHATIVAAVVYVKLLYLLFKKDEFLTFLYDPIIVHSFETREEYDRMIKKIQKFIRFVRPYCSAFFVTAFLIIVIRLPAFSADKGLPVFISFSWNDSEIVYWLAYLFVSLSCILYVIANVIAPIIWYIMMNYSIEYELLGNKLRNLGMANKTKETRVKNQKNFRLPRRSMFVKDLIVLIKSHRNLTETVERFRSCFSTLFFCQITTSGIVICASVYSLAFVSNQNIVQTEMYVVVLLYGIFDIFLVMYLANDITIASDRLSYCLFESNWIDQTESCKKYVLIMGEVLKQPQQLVILIYPMNLETFMTVINGAYSMFNILKNFQ